A region from the Hippopotamus amphibius kiboko isolate mHipAmp2 chromosome 15, mHipAmp2.hap2, whole genome shotgun sequence genome encodes:
- the LOC130836377 gene encoding olfactory receptor 2L13-like, with amino-acid sequence MEKWNQTSNDFILLGLFPPNQTGLLLLFLIILIFLLASVGNSAMIYLICLDPRLHTPMYFLLSQLSLMDLMYLSTTIPKMVFNVLSGQKGISFLGCGVQSFFFLTMACSEGLLLASMAYDRYVAICHPLHYCIHMSKGKCVKMIMGSWILGSINSLAHTVYALHIPYCRSRAIDHFFCDVPAMLPLACMDTWVYEYMVFVSTSLFLLLPFLGITVSYGRILFAVYLMRSKDGRKKAFTTCSTHLTVVTFYYAPFVYTYLRPRILRSPAEDKILAVFYTILTPMLNPIIYGLRNKEVLGAMTRVFGIFSSQ; translated from the coding sequence ATGGAGAAATGGAATCAAACTtcaaatgatttcattttattgggGTTGTTTCCTCCAAATCAAACTGGCCTGCTTCTCCTGTTTCTTATCATCCTCATATTCCTTCTTGCCTCTGTGGGTAACTCAGCCATGATTTACCTCATATGCTTGGATCCCCGGCTCCACACACCAATGTATTTTCTGCTCAGCCAGCTCTCCCTCATGGACCTGATGTACCTCTCCACTACCATCCCCAAGATGGTTTTCAATGTTCTCTCTGGCCAGAAAGGCATCTCTTTCCTGGGTTGTGGGGTGCAGTCCTTCTTCTTCCTGACCATGGCATGTTCTGAAGGCTTACTCTTGGCCTCCATGGCCTATGACCGttatgtggccatctgccacccactACACTACTGCATCCACATGAGTAAAGGGAAGTGTGTGAAGATGATTATGGGATCTTGGATTTTGGGATCTATCAACTCTCTGGCACACACAGTCTATGCCCTCCATATTCCTTACTGCCGGTCCAGGGCCATTGATCACTTCTTCTGTGACGTCCCAGCTATGTTACCTCTGGCCTGTATGGATACCTGGGTCTATGAGTATATGGTTTTTGTGAGCACAAGCCTCTTTCTCCTACTTCCTTTCCTTGGCATCACTGTTTCCTATGGCCGCATTCTTTTTGCTGTCTACCTTATGCGTtcaaaagatggaagaaaaaaggccTTCACCACTTGTTCAACACACTTGACTGTAGTGACCTTTTACTATGCACCTTTTGTCTACACCTATCTTCGGCCCAGGATACTCCGCTCACCAGCAGAAGATAAAATCCTGGCAGTCTTCTACACCATCCTCACGCCCATGCTCAATCCCATTATCTACGGTCTGAGGAATAAGGAAGTCCTGGGGGCTATGACAAGGGTGTTTGGGATATTCTCTTCCCAATAA